The following coding sequences lie in one Candidatus Binatia bacterium genomic window:
- a CDS encoding Uma2 family endonuclease, with product MEPARHRAACDDVLTLPEHLVGEIVDGELYASPRPGSPQALAASGIGSDVFGRFNRPPNGPDAPGGWWILYEPEIHLGPDAMVPDVAGWRRERMPAIPNVAYFELAPDWVCEVVSPKTAILDRRRKMPIYACEGVSHLWIADPILKTLEVHRHEGGRWIVARTHGGDEQVRAEPFDAVEIDLARWWLKT from the coding sequence ATGGAACCCGCGCGGCACCGCGCTGCGTGCGACGATGTACTTACTCTGCCGGAACACCTCGTGGGTGAGATCGTCGACGGCGAGCTGTACGCCTCGCCGCGGCCGGGTTCGCCGCAGGCGCTGGCCGCTTCCGGAATCGGCAGTGACGTGTTCGGCCGCTTCAACCGCCCGCCGAACGGCCCCGATGCGCCCGGCGGGTGGTGGATTCTGTACGAGCCGGAGATCCATCTCGGTCCCGACGCGATGGTTCCCGACGTCGCCGGCTGGCGCCGTGAGCGCATGCCGGCGATCCCGAACGTCGCCTACTTCGAGCTCGCACCGGACTGGGTCTGCGAGGTGGTGTCCCCGAAGACCGCGATTCTCGACCGCCGCCGCAAGATGCCGATCTACGCCTGCGAAGGCGTGTCGCACCTGTGGATCGCCGACCCGATCCTGAAGACGCTCGAGGTGCATCGCCACGAGGGCGGGCGCTGGATCGTCGCCAGAACCCACGGCGGCGATGAACAGGTCCGCGCCGAGCCCTTCGACGCCGTCGAGATCGACCTCGCCCGGTGGTGGTTGAAAACCTGA
- a CDS encoding DUF86 domain-containing protein encodes MQLAIACVLDIGSHLIAGQALGAPESYREVIEILGERGVVPASFVERVRGMPGFRNILVHDYLAVDLGVVWEMLHDGPGQFREFAEHVARHLQGVAALPR; translated from the coding sequence TTGCAACTGGCAATCGCATGCGTTCTCGACATCGGCAGTCACCTGATTGCCGGGCAAGCGCTGGGCGCGCCGGAGTCGTACCGCGAGGTCATCGAGATACTCGGTGAACGTGGCGTCGTCCCGGCGTCATTCGTCGAGCGGGTGCGGGGCATGCCCGGCTTCCGCAACATCCTTGTGCACGACTATCTCGCCGTCGACCTCGGCGTGGTCTGGGAGATGCTACACGACGGCCCGGGGCAGTTCCGAGAGTTTGCCGAGCACGTCGCGCGACACCTGCAAGGCGTAGCGGCTCTGCCACGGTAA
- a CDS encoding prolyl oligopeptidase family serine peptidase has protein sequence MLLGRGSARNAGWHAGTPTAQAIALLLLSLLFALPAKASDGTAGRLRVAQVLHDHVDGVLGLAGTRGVVVSPHGTHVYTTADHGKSVDVFARAADTGRLTFVEARGDVVPGWIGLGLLRLFATSPDGRHLYVPAQSYNALLVFSTGEGSMAPIVRCAGDCDLSVDVTIDELVTGVNIANGSAPLSACEMLDPSQDLTVTVEELIAGVGNALNGCIDPLTPGDHRRLLVVGGQRRLYDLHVPPGYDGATAVPLVLDFHGGQNNLTRFAGVSGFRARADAEGFLVAYPLGLYGQASVPEGEAAQGPSFNAGWCCGDAATKRADDLGFARAIVAAVATEANIDRRRVYATGHSNGGMLSHRLACQATDVFAAVAPVAGRITLPRSLPCQPTRPIAVIDFAGINDTEVPYDGNALFKSAAETFAFWRDTNGCAGTMPDERVESGASACEAYTNCNGGVRVGLCSVLASDTARTDSTDPGHQTYLNPVIDVARTAWTFLSQFRLPEE, from the coding sequence TTGCTTCTCGGGAGGGGTTCCGCACGAAACGCCGGCTGGCACGCCGGTACGCCAACAGCGCAGGCAATCGCGCTGCTGCTGCTCTCGCTGCTGTTCGCCCTGCCCGCGAAGGCGAGTGACGGCACCGCCGGGCGGCTCCGGGTGGCGCAGGTGCTGCACGACCACGTCGACGGCGTCCTCGGGCTCGCCGGGACCCGCGGCGTGGTCGTCAGCCCGCACGGCACGCACGTGTACACCACGGCGGATCACGGCAAGTCGGTCGACGTCTTTGCGCGCGCCGCCGACACGGGGCGGCTCACGTTCGTCGAGGCCCGTGGCGACGTCGTGCCCGGGTGGATCGGCCTTGGCTTGCTCCGGCTGTTCGCGACGAGCCCGGATGGCCGGCACCTCTACGTGCCGGCACAATCGTACAATGCGCTCCTCGTCTTCAGCACCGGCGAGGGCTCGATGGCGCCGATCGTGCGCTGCGCCGGCGATTGCGATCTCAGCGTCGATGTGACGATCGACGAGCTGGTCACGGGCGTGAACATCGCCAACGGTAGCGCGCCGCTGTCGGCGTGCGAGATGCTCGACCCGAGCCAGGACCTGACCGTGACGGTCGAGGAGCTGATCGCCGGCGTCGGCAACGCGCTGAACGGGTGCATCGACCCGCTGACGCCCGGCGATCACAGGCGCCTGCTCGTCGTTGGCGGCCAGCGGCGGCTCTACGATCTGCACGTCCCACCGGGCTACGATGGTGCGACAGCCGTGCCGCTCGTGCTCGACTTCCACGGCGGACAGAACAATCTCACCCGGTTTGCCGGCGTGAGCGGCTTCCGCGCTCGTGCCGACGCCGAGGGATTCCTCGTTGCCTATCCGCTGGGTCTCTATGGCCAGGCGAGCGTGCCCGAAGGTGAGGCGGCGCAGGGGCCGTCGTTCAATGCCGGCTGGTGTTGCGGCGACGCGGCAACGAAGCGGGCCGATGACCTTGGCTTCGCGCGCGCCATCGTGGCGGCGGTCGCGACCGAGGCGAACATCGATCGGCGTCGCGTGTACGCGACGGGGCATTCGAACGGCGGCATGCTGAGTCATCGTCTCGCGTGTCAGGCGACGGACGTCTTTGCCGCGGTCGCGCCGGTGGCGGGACGGATCACGCTTCCGAGAAGCCTGCCCTGCCAGCCAACGCGGCCGATCGCCGTCATCGACTTCGCCGGGATCAACGATACGGAGGTGCCGTACGACGGCAACGCCCTGTTCAAGTCGGCGGCGGAAACTTTCGCCTTCTGGCGCGACACGAACGGCTGTGCCGGCACCATGCCCGACGAGCGGGTCGAGAGCGGTGCGAGCGCCTGCGAGGCCTACACCAACTGCAACGGCGGCGTACGCGTCGGCCTGTGCAGCGTTCTCGCCAGCGACACGGCGCGCACGGACAGCACCGACCCGGGGCACCAGACGTACCTGAATCCCGTAATCGACGTCGCGCGTACGGCGTGGACGTTCCTGTCGCAGTTCCGCTTGCCGGAGGAGTGA
- a CDS encoding nucleotidyltransferase domain-containing protein, protein MDLNMSGLAAVFDRYPVVAAYLFGSQASGQATALSDVDVAVLLEPNAPAPGMIQARLISDLMLVFHRSDVDVLVLNRASVLLRERAIVRGRLLYCRDDAARVRFEVATRREYLDTQPLRERLDVALLERYAQRS, encoded by the coding sequence ATGGATCTGAATATGAGTGGGCTCGCGGCCGTCTTTGACCGCTACCCGGTGGTCGCCGCGTATCTGTTCGGATCGCAGGCGAGCGGACAGGCCACCGCGTTGAGCGACGTCGATGTTGCCGTGCTGCTCGAGCCCAACGCACCTGCTCCGGGGATGATCCAGGCGCGGCTGATCTCGGACCTCATGCTGGTGTTCCATCGGTCCGACGTCGATGTCCTCGTGTTGAACCGCGCCTCGGTCCTCTTGCGGGAACGGGCGATCGTGCGGGGGCGCCTCCTCTACTGTCGCGACGACGCCGCGCGCGTGCGCTTCGAGGTGGCGACGCGGCGCGAATACCTCGATACGCAGCCGCTGCGCGAACGCCTCGACGTGGCGCTGCTGGAGCGGTACGCGCAACGCTCATGA
- a CDS encoding dienelactone hydrolase family protein, with amino-acid sequence MAKQDLYANRPADVSFVIDSLLALSEASDSFFHQTIDGERIGVTGHSFGADTTLMASARDPRVDAGLPLASGAIVPAEEIARIRVPMMIPGGSRDTLNPIEEWGEHDYAALNPPRYLVAIFNMGHFGFSNECIRPIDPCDDPTTLT; translated from the coding sequence GTGGCAAAACAGGACTTGTACGCGAACCGGCCGGCAGACGTCAGCTTCGTGATCGATTCGTTGCTCGCCCTGAGCGAGGCATCCGACTCGTTCTTCCATCAAACGATCGACGGCGAGCGCATCGGGGTCACCGGCCACTCGTTCGGTGCTGACACGACCTTGATGGCGAGCGCCCGAGATCCGCGCGTGGATGCCGGCCTGCCCCTGGCGTCAGGCGCCATCGTGCCTGCCGAGGAGATCGCGCGGATCCGGGTCCCAATGATGATCCCTGGCGGAAGCCGCGACACACTGAACCCCATCGAAGAATGGGGCGAGCACGACTATGCGGCGCTTAACCCACCCCGGTACCTGGTGGCGATCTTCAACATGGGCCACTTCGGCTTCTCGAACGAGTGCATCCGCCCGATCGATCCCTGCGACGACCCGACGACGCTGACCTAG
- a CDS encoding DUF4215 domain-containing protein, with the protein MNRTAIIHALIGGAVIATAASLAGPLFAGTVLREAEFDAATGPPEISVTAPRSGHVTVRYLNPDSGPGGMLHCDLFGEDGTHLFSAEVFNALGTGGVCLGASDYAVGVSERVFKFPVSGGARVVLGGYNPSPRGPTGRDRLVIAYSPTPILRPVTAPDLHISSGPLEENSVSAELSVPAEAFALLNATALGSGGGGFGVSQDGSSIGCLQLHLGRVGSPFLMAVSSGTHLIRITHEDPYFPDNSGTRSADLYLVSVPPDTCGNGTVDTGEECDDGNTDDTDGCTLACTVCGNGVTAGYEECDDGNLLDGDCCSSTCQRPTAILAGPIVNPANNHRYYLLEFAPWSTAESAAVCLGGHLVTVNNESEENWIWSQFSNFGNVDRHLWIGLSDAASEGRFVWVSGEASPYTHWSPGEPNDCGDGEDYVHISPDSGLWNDILESGYGGCGGDFRPNGVVEVTDCGNGALDAGEECDDGNTNASDGCTNACSVCGNGIRALIEACDDGNLVSGDGCDANCTLSACGNGIRSPAEPCDDGNTNPCDGCSPTCQIEPVGYRCGDGVLSTDCGEACDDGNTSDADACRANCTLNVCGDGVRNPAAEACDDGNTTSGDGCDANCTPTACGNGIKTAGEQCDDGNIDPCDGCTATCQRGESCGDGHLDPLCGEQCDDGNRYPFDGCTGACTICGNGVATAPEECDDGNANPNDGCTTGCTICGNEVVTPPEGCDDGNLVHGDGCDADCLGPGCGNNRIDGDEECDDGGICIGGANAGTFCTAHRQCPDGECTTFGGDDCAVNCTTERSVPVTLKPGVEHDRNLQAGTSGALVESEVIQRIPMPFSGAHMILRVGGSRPSSGDPAIPLAVRPGDLSIAPIPVGSYACLCIHGMEDPELGEGLAGAGSVTCSGTRSGVNLTTTVDHHTNDTDPQCTEGTVERAGRCEYAACVDGSYPGRACRADADCGGAHEGVCNGPEEMTAAGSGPAGSARLDLRLLTRQFYNCETETDSKICVESANSGAWCDGDGTCPGGHCVSAKGGDGVPCTSDDPVPGGQLFYYFVGFLPLDFRVALTTASATTEIADVDDIYSGRLTSTVTGRPLSCAALDQDSVVGTLVGNTPWLDLPGLHDTITTIVLAANQCGNGALDPGEVCDDGGESATCDDDCTLAACGDGTVNRTAGEECDDANSDDHDACRNDCKANVCGDGIIRTGSEQCDDGNQTDGDGCDSNCTPTACGNGVVTAGEQCDDGNTTWEDGCSGACGNEFCGDGVRQAGLNEQCDDGNAFSGDGCDVNCTWTQCGNGILTTGEECDDGNSDSEDGCSAACRNEFCGDGVRQAGLGEACDDGNSVNGDGCDVNCTMSFCGNGVVGPPEECDDGNVSGNDCCSATCRAVAAGTTCADWDVCDGPGTCNAQGECIPETGTPLDCDDGNPETLDYCDPVDGCHHLRPGLCVGDCNGGRTVTVDELVIMVNIALGLASVESCGDGDADGDGAITIDEIVAAVRDALEGCAYPATPTPRPWPTATNTPPAPTVTPQVGSR; encoded by the coding sequence ATGAACCGGACAGCCATCATCCACGCCCTGATCGGTGGCGCAGTGATTGCCACCGCGGCCTCGTTGGCCGGGCCGCTGTTCGCAGGAACCGTGCTTCGGGAGGCCGAGTTCGACGCCGCCACCGGCCCGCCGGAGATCTCCGTCACGGCGCCGCGTTCAGGTCATGTCACAGTTCGCTATCTCAACCCGGACTCCGGTCCCGGCGGCATGCTCCACTGCGACCTGTTCGGCGAAGACGGAACCCACCTGTTCAGCGCTGAGGTCTTCAACGCCCTCGGGACAGGGGGAGTGTGCCTCGGCGCATCCGACTACGCTGTTGGCGTTTCGGAACGCGTATTCAAGTTCCCCGTAAGCGGCGGTGCGCGCGTCGTTCTGGGTGGCTACAACCCCAGTCCCCGTGGCCCCACAGGAAGAGACCGCTTAGTCATCGCGTACTCCCCTACACCGATCCTGCGGCCAGTCACCGCACCGGACCTCCATATCTCTTCGGGGCCGCTCGAAGAGAATTCAGTGTCGGCAGAACTGTCGGTTCCGGCCGAAGCGTTCGCATTGCTAAACGCCACGGCCCTCGGCTCGGGTGGGGGTGGCTTTGGAGTCAGCCAGGATGGTTCCAGCATCGGCTGCCTGCAGTTGCACCTCGGTCGCGTGGGTTCTCCGTTCCTGATGGCGGTTTCGTCGGGTACCCACCTGATCCGCATCACCCACGAGGACCCGTACTTCCCCGACAACTCCGGTACGCGTTCCGCTGATCTCTACCTCGTTTCCGTACCGCCCGACACTTGCGGCAACGGCACCGTCGACACCGGCGAGGAGTGCGACGACGGTAACACCGACGACACCGACGGTTGCACGCTCGCCTGCACCGTGTGCGGCAACGGCGTTACCGCCGGCTACGAGGAATGCGACGACGGCAACCTGCTCGACGGCGACTGCTGCTCGTCGACCTGCCAGCGACCGACCGCTATCCTCGCCGGGCCGATCGTCAACCCGGCCAACAATCACCGCTACTACCTGCTGGAGTTCGCCCCGTGGTCGACCGCCGAAAGCGCGGCGGTCTGTCTCGGCGGCCATCTCGTCACCGTCAACAACGAGAGCGAAGAGAACTGGATCTGGAGCCAGTTCTCGAATTTCGGCAACGTCGATCGGCACCTTTGGATCGGGCTGAGCGACGCCGCCTCGGAAGGCAGGTTCGTCTGGGTGAGCGGCGAAGCGTCACCGTACACGCATTGGTCGCCGGGTGAACCCAACGATTGCGGCGATGGCGAAGACTATGTCCACATATCCCCGGACAGCGGCCTGTGGAACGACATCCTCGAATCCGGCTACGGAGGCTGTGGCGGGGACTTCCGGCCCAACGGGGTAGTGGAAGTCACCGATTGCGGTAACGGCGCGCTCGACGCCGGCGAGGAGTGCGACGACGGCAACACCAACGCGTCGGATGGCTGCACGAACGCCTGCTCGGTCTGCGGCAACGGCATCCGCGCGCTGATCGAGGCCTGCGACGACGGTAACCTCGTCAGCGGCGACGGCTGCGACGCCAACTGCACGCTAAGCGCGTGCGGCAACGGCATCCGCAGCCCCGCCGAACCGTGCGACGACGGTAACACCAATCCCTGCGACGGCTGCTCGCCCACCTGCCAGATCGAGCCCGTGGGCTACCGCTGCGGCGACGGCGTTCTCAGCACCGACTGCGGCGAGGCCTGCGACGACGGCAACACCAGCGACGCCGACGCCTGCCGCGCCAACTGCACCCTCAACGTCTGCGGCGACGGCGTGCGCAACCCGGCTGCAGAGGCGTGCGACGACGGCAACACGACCAGTGGCGACGGCTGCGACGCCAACTGCACACCGACGGCTTGCGGCAACGGCATCAAGACCGCGGGCGAGCAGTGCGACGACGGCAACATCGACCCGTGCGACGGCTGCACCGCGACCTGTCAGCGCGGGGAAAGCTGCGGCGACGGGCACCTCGACCCGCTTTGTGGCGAACAGTGCGACGACGGCAACCGCTACCCGTTCGACGGCTGCACCGGTGCCTGCACGATCTGCGGCAACGGCGTCGCCACCGCGCCGGAGGAGTGCGACGACGGCAACGCCAATCCGAACGACGGCTGCACCACCGGCTGCACCATCTGCGGCAACGAGGTCGTGACGCCGCCGGAAGGCTGCGACGACGGCAACCTGGTCCATGGCGACGGCTGCGACGCCGACTGCCTCGGCCCCGGCTGCGGCAACAATCGCATCGACGGCGACGAGGAGTGCGACGACGGCGGCATCTGCATCGGCGGCGCCAACGCCGGCACGTTCTGCACGGCGCACCGGCAGTGCCCGGACGGCGAGTGCACGACCTTCGGCGGCGATGACTGCGCCGTCAACTGCACCACGGAGCGCAGTGTGCCGGTCACCCTGAAGCCCGGGGTAGAGCATGATCGAAACCTCCAGGCCGGCACGAGTGGCGCCCTCGTCGAGTCCGAGGTCATACAGCGGATTCCCATGCCCTTTTCGGGGGCGCACATGATCCTCAGGGTCGGAGGCAGCCGGCCGAGCTCCGGGGATCCCGCCATTCCGCTGGCCGTGCGCCCCGGCGATCTTTCGATCGCGCCGATCCCCGTCGGCTCTTATGCGTGCCTTTGCATCCACGGCATGGAGGACCCCGAGCTCGGAGAAGGCCTGGCCGGTGCCGGATCGGTGACGTGCAGCGGGACGCGGTCCGGCGTGAACCTGACCACGACCGTCGACCACCACACCAACGACACCGACCCGCAGTGCACCGAGGGGACGGTGGAACGAGCCGGCCGCTGCGAGTATGCCGCCTGCGTTGACGGCAGCTATCCCGGCCGTGCCTGCCGGGCGGACGCCGACTGCGGCGGCGCGCACGAGGGTGTCTGTAACGGACCCGAGGAGATGACCGCGGCCGGTAGCGGTCCGGCGGGATCCGCCCGTCTCGACCTGCGGCTCCTGACCCGGCAGTTCTACAACTGCGAGACGGAAACCGACTCGAAGATCTGCGTCGAGTCGGCCAACAGCGGCGCGTGGTGTGACGGCGACGGCACCTGCCCCGGCGGCCACTGCGTCTCGGCGAAGGGCGGGGACGGTGTCCCGTGCACGTCCGACGATCCCGTTCCGGGTGGCCAGCTCTTCTACTACTTCGTCGGGTTCCTGCCCCTGGATTTCCGTGTCGCTCTTACAACCGCCAGCGCGACGACGGAGATCGCCGACGTTGACGACATTTATAGCGGACGGCTGACGAGCACCGTCACCGGCCGCCCGTTGAGCTGCGCAGCCCTGGATCAGGACAGCGTCGTCGGTACTCTGGTGGGGAACACACCCTGGCTCGATCTGCCGGGCCTCCACGATACGATTACGACCATCGTCCTCGCTGCCAACCAGTGCGGCAACGGCGCGCTTGACCCCGGCGAGGTCTGCGACGACGGCGGCGAGTCGGCGACCTGCGACGACGACTGCACCCTCGCTGCCTGCGGCGACGGTACGGTGAACCGCACCGCCGGAGAGGAGTGCGACGACGCCAATAGCGACGACCACGACGCCTGCCGCAACGACTGCAAAGCGAACGTCTGCGGCGACGGCATTATCCGGACCGGCTCGGAGCAGTGCGACGACGGCAACCAGACCGACGGCGACGGCTGCGACTCGAACTGCACGCCGACGGCGTGCGGCAACGGCGTGGTCACGGCGGGCGAACAGTGCGACGACGGCAACACTACCTGGGAAGACGGCTGCAGCGGTGCCTGCGGCAACGAGTTCTGCGGCGACGGGGTGCGCCAGGCCGGGCTGAACGAACAGTGCGACGACGGCAACGCCTTCAGCGGCGACGGCTGTGACGTCAACTGCACGTGGACACAGTGCGGCAACGGCATCCTCACCACCGGCGAGGAGTGCGACGACGGCAACAGCGACTCGGAGGACGGCTGCAGCGCCGCCTGCCGCAACGAATTCTGCGGCGACGGCGTGCGGCAAGCCGGACTCGGCGAGGCGTGCGACGACGGTAACAGCGTCAACGGCGACGGCTGCGACGTCAACTGCACGATGTCGTTCTGCGGCAACGGCGTCGTCGGGCCGCCGGAGGAGTGCGACGACGGTAACGTCTCCGGCAACGACTGCTGCTCGGCGACCTGCCGCGCGGTGGCGGCCGGCACGACGTGCGCCGACTGGGACGTCTGTGACGGTCCGGGCACGTGCAACGCTCAGGGCGAGTGCATTCCCGAGACGGGCACGCCGCTGGACTGCGACGACGGCAATCCGGAGACGCTCGATTACTGCGACCCGGTGGACGGCTGTCACCACCTCCGGCCGGGGTTGTGCGTCGGGGACTGCAACGGTGGCCGGACGGTCACGGTCGACGAGCTGGTAATCATGGTGAACATCGCCCTCGGCCTCGCATCGGTTGAGAGTTGCGGTGACGGCGACGCCGACGGTGACGGCGCGATCACCATCGACGAGATCGTTGCGGCGGTGCGCGATGCGCTGGAGGGATGCGCGTACCCGGCGACGCCGACGCCGCGCCCGTGGCCGACGGCGACGAACACGCCCCCCGCCCCGACCGTCACACCGCAGGTGGGCAGCCGATGA
- a CDS encoding SMP-30/gluconolactonase/LRE family protein — protein MTRPKDRAAAERRERYHRRIDTNGEVDLLEADMGTTNGIEISRDERTLYVNESVQRNVWAYDLSPEGNIGNKRLLLQFPDFYVDGMRCDSRGNLYITRPGKGTVAMVSRTGEVVRDIELTGKVPSNIAFGGPDGRTAYVTMQDRGCLESFRAKHPGREWEMLPTGRK, from the coding sequence GTGACGCGACCGAAGGACCGTGCCGCCGCGGAAAGGCGCGAACGATATCACCGGCGCATTGACACGAACGGTGAGGTAGATCTGCTGGAAGCCGATATGGGCACCACCAATGGCATCGAGATCAGCCGGGACGAACGGACGCTTTACGTGAACGAAAGTGTGCAGCGTAACGTCTGGGCTTACGACCTGTCGCCCGAGGGAAATATCGGCAACAAGCGCCTGCTGCTGCAGTTTCCCGATTTCTACGTGGACGGTATGCGCTGCGACAGCCGGGGAAATCTGTATATCACCCGCCCGGGCAAGGGAACGGTAGCCATGGTGTCCCGGACGGGGGAAGTGGTGCGTGATATTGAGCTGACCGGCAAGGTGCCGTCGAACATCGCGTTCGGCGGTCCGGACGGCCGCACCGCCTACGTTACCATGCAGGACCGAGGATGCCTGGAGTCTTTCCGGGCGAAACATCCCGGCCGGGAATGGGAGATGTTGCCGACTGGTCGTAAGTGA
- a CDS encoding type II toxin-antitoxin system prevent-host-death family antitoxin, producing MAGYPGSKVDQIGRPGYVGPVKCVNIAEAKAHLSELVERAAHGEEIVLARSGRPRAKLVAWQPPRAERKMPSRPRGRFRVREGFDAPLPESVLRLFEGKVRR from the coding sequence ATGGCCGGTTATCCCGGGTCCAAAGTTGACCAGATTGGTCGCCCCGGTTACGTTGGGCCGGTGAAATGCGTCAACATCGCCGAGGCTAAGGCGCACCTTTCAGAACTGGTGGAACGGGCCGCGCACGGGGAGGAGATCGTTCTGGCGCGCTCGGGAAGGCCCCGGGCCAAGCTGGTGGCCTGGCAGCCGCCCCGGGCCGAGCGCAAGATGCCCTCTCGCCCCCGAGGGCGCTTCCGCGTTCGCGAGGGCTTTGACGCGCCTCTTCCGGAGTCGGTGCTTCGGCTCTTCGAGGGCAAAGTTCGCCGGTGA
- a CDS encoding ATP-binding protein — translation MRYERILDLPGLLAKKSCFLFGPRATGKSYLIREQLASRAIVVDLLRADTFLRLSANPTELEAIVGARRGPSTWVVIDEIQKIPELLDEVHRLIEERRIRFLLTGSSARKLRRGRANLLAGRAWPASLFPLVWPEIPDFDLARHLRWGGLPSVVPSDDADEELGAYARTYLQEEILAEGLVRRLPPFARFLTVAALANGQMVNFEQIASDAAVPASTVREYVAILEDTLVGFLLEAWTGSRRRKAIATAKLYLFDPGVTHALSGTRTLDRNSDLWGRSFEQWIGLELRAYLAYRRRPDRLAYWRSTHGHEVDFLVGDHTAIEVKATRRVAPRDLRGLRALAEERAFRSLLLVTDDATEAVRDGVRCLPWGAFVRQLWADTLLPR, via the coding sequence GTGCGGTACGAGAGAATTCTGGACCTTCCCGGGCTGCTGGCGAAGAAATCGTGCTTTCTCTTCGGTCCGCGAGCGACCGGGAAGAGCTACCTGATCCGCGAGCAACTCGCGTCGCGCGCGATTGTCGTCGACCTGCTTCGCGCAGATACGTTCCTGCGCCTGTCGGCGAACCCGACGGAGCTCGAAGCGATCGTGGGGGCGCGGCGGGGCCCGTCGACGTGGGTCGTGATCGACGAGATCCAGAAGATCCCCGAGCTGCTCGACGAGGTGCATCGGCTCATCGAGGAACGTCGTATTCGCTTCCTGCTGACGGGCAGCAGCGCACGGAAACTGCGGCGGGGTCGAGCCAACCTCCTCGCCGGACGGGCGTGGCCCGCATCGTTGTTCCCGCTCGTCTGGCCCGAGATCCCCGACTTCGACCTGGCCCGCCACCTGCGATGGGGTGGATTGCCGAGCGTGGTGCCGAGCGACGATGCGGACGAAGAGCTCGGCGCGTACGCGCGCACGTACCTGCAAGAGGAGATTCTTGCCGAGGGGCTGGTGCGCCGCTTGCCGCCCTTCGCACGGTTCCTGACCGTTGCCGCCCTAGCCAACGGCCAGATGGTCAACTTCGAGCAGATCGCCAGCGACGCGGCAGTCCCGGCATCGACGGTCAGAGAGTACGTTGCCATTCTGGAGGATACGCTGGTTGGGTTCTTGCTCGAAGCCTGGACGGGATCCCGCCGGCGGAAAGCCATCGCCACGGCGAAGCTATACCTATTCGACCCGGGGGTCACGCACGCGCTCAGCGGTACCCGGACGCTGGACCGCAACTCCGATCTGTGGGGCCGCAGCTTCGAGCAATGGATCGGTCTCGAGCTGCGAGCGTACCTCGCCTACCGACGGCGGCCGGATCGACTGGCATACTGGCGATCGACGCACGGCCACGAGGTCGACTTCCTCGTCGGTGACCACACGGCCATCGAAGTGAAGGCGACCCGCCGCGTGGCGCCGCGCGACCTGCGCGGACTGCGTGCCCTTGCCGAAGAGCGCGCCTTTCGGTCCCTGCTGCTCGTCACCGACGACGCCACCGAGGCGGTTCGCGACGGGGTCCGCTGCCTGCCGTGGGGCGCCTTCGTGCGCCAGCTCTGGGCAGACACCCTGCTGCCCCGCTGA
- a CDS encoding type II toxin-antitoxin system VapC family toxin, whose protein sequence is MRLLLDTHTFVWWDEAALPPTVARRIERADAVFVSAVCAWEIAIKAALGKIDTKASVEEALADYGFVELPVRVRHADAVRALPSHHRDPFDRLLVAQALVEDLVIVSNDRFLRRYPAQVVWD, encoded by the coding sequence GTGAGGCTGCTGCTCGACACCCACACCTTCGTGTGGTGGGACGAGGCTGCTCTGCCGCCCACTGTCGCTCGCCGAATCGAACGGGCGGACGCGGTGTTTGTGAGTGCGGTGTGTGCCTGGGAAATCGCCATCAAAGCCGCGTTGGGCAAGATCGACACGAAGGCCTCGGTGGAGGAGGCCCTCGCCGACTATGGGTTCGTTGAACTGCCGGTGCGAGTCCGACACGCAGACGCGGTGCGCGCTCTGCCTTCCCACCATCGAGATCCCTTCGACCGCCTCCTGGTTGCGCAGGCGTTGGTCGAGGACCTGGTCATCGTATCGAACGACCGATTCCTTCGCAGGTATCCGGCCCAAGTCGTCTGGGATTGA